A region from the Actinoplanes sp. OR16 genome encodes:
- a CDS encoding SGNH/GDSL hydrolase family protein → MALPLLYAALGSSFASGPGIDPIVDAEAMRSGANYPHLLAQRLGATLIDLSVSGATTATILDQPQVTISGARFAPQIEGVPPDAGLVTVTAGGNDLRYMTAMMFTAWNRVRPGGPAARMLAADLPDGLPAPTPADVARTAAGLAEIVDRVRSRAPRARVLLVDYLTVLGDAPVPEPFDLPVFREIQSALESAYVTAAAASGAGLVAVSAISRGHALGSASPWIHPFSPTAAGAYSSLHPNAAGMTAVAAAVVEHLG, encoded by the coding sequence GTGGCTCTCCCTCTTCTGTACGCCGCGCTGGGCAGCTCTTTCGCCTCCGGCCCCGGCATCGACCCGATCGTGGACGCCGAGGCGATGCGGTCGGGTGCCAACTACCCGCATCTGCTCGCCCAGCGGCTCGGGGCGACGCTGATCGACCTGAGCGTCTCCGGTGCGACGACGGCGACGATCTTGGACCAGCCGCAGGTGACGATCTCCGGTGCACGGTTCGCGCCGCAGATCGAGGGGGTGCCGCCGGACGCCGGGCTGGTCACCGTGACGGCCGGTGGCAACGACCTGCGCTACATGACGGCGATGATGTTCACGGCCTGGAATCGCGTCCGTCCCGGCGGTCCCGCTGCCCGGATGCTCGCCGCCGACCTGCCGGACGGCCTGCCCGCGCCCACTCCCGCCGACGTCGCCCGAACCGCCGCGGGACTCGCCGAGATCGTCGACCGGGTCCGCTCCCGGGCACCGCGGGCCCGGGTCCTGCTGGTCGACTACCTGACCGTGCTCGGCGACGCCCCCGTGCCGGAGCCGTTCGACCTGCCCGTCTTCCGCGAGATCCAGAGTGCGCTGGAGAGCGCGTACGTCACGGCCGCCGCGGCGTCCGGCGCCGGCCTCGTCGCCGTGTCGGCGATCAGTCGCGGTCACGCGCTCGGTTCGGCGTCGCCGTGGATCCACCCCTTCTCCCCCACCGCCGCCGGCGCCTACAGCTCCCTGCACCCGAACGCGGCCGGGATGACCGCCGTCGCCGCGGCGGTCGTGGAGCACCTTGGCTAG
- a CDS encoding GGDEF domain-containing protein, producing MATRRIWLFLGIAAAAVAGSVVTYDTTFGNVLYVVLYLALCALAWVAVARTPRGPQRWPWALVAAAQTLWLTGDGIELAYYYLGDGVPPVGLADGFWLVGYPLIAVALTVMARRRAPGRLRSAVLDGLTLTVAAGLASWQFLILPNLGGGLSVAETIVPPLYPIADVVLLAAVLFIALSPGDRGAPTRLMLGAVVLYLAIDVSYNVLPYVVDYSVVGKIGPLIMFGNALMIAAALHPQSGELHRPGQQVNVLHPARVLFLGVAFLSAPTLTLLEDGVERNAVVALLAVALSTGFVLTRFTIAVREQERVQAQLAYQARHDPLTGLPNRAVLGAELERTEGPVAVLYLDLDGFKRVNDTFGHDAGDLVLSTVARRLSGAVRGSDLVVRLGGDEFVLFCSDLPEADAIRLADRVLADVARPILFHGQTLDIGASVGIAAYGTDLPDGDGDLLRSADMAMYEAKRQGRGRWVMAGRLP from the coding sequence ATGGCAACCCGCAGGATCTGGCTGTTCCTCGGCATCGCCGCGGCAGCCGTGGCGGGGTCGGTCGTCACCTACGACACGACCTTCGGCAACGTGCTCTACGTCGTGCTCTATCTGGCGCTGTGCGCCCTCGCCTGGGTGGCGGTCGCCCGGACGCCGCGCGGTCCGCAGCGATGGCCGTGGGCCCTGGTGGCCGCGGCGCAGACGCTGTGGCTGACCGGGGACGGCATCGAGCTCGCGTACTACTACCTGGGTGACGGGGTACCGCCGGTCGGGCTGGCCGACGGGTTCTGGCTGGTCGGCTATCCGCTGATCGCGGTGGCGCTGACGGTGATGGCCCGGCGTCGCGCGCCGGGCAGGCTGCGCAGCGCGGTGCTCGACGGGCTCACCCTCACGGTGGCGGCCGGGCTCGCCAGCTGGCAGTTCCTGATCCTGCCGAACCTCGGCGGGGGCCTGAGCGTCGCCGAGACGATCGTGCCGCCGCTCTACCCGATCGCCGACGTCGTGCTGCTCGCCGCGGTGCTGTTCATCGCGCTGTCGCCCGGCGACCGCGGGGCGCCGACCCGGCTGATGCTCGGCGCGGTCGTGCTCTACCTGGCGATCGACGTGAGCTACAACGTGCTGCCGTACGTGGTCGACTACAGCGTGGTCGGGAAGATCGGGCCACTGATCATGTTCGGTAACGCGCTGATGATCGCGGCGGCACTGCACCCGCAGAGCGGGGAGCTGCACCGGCCCGGCCAGCAGGTGAACGTGCTGCATCCGGCAAGGGTGCTCTTCCTCGGTGTGGCGTTCCTGTCCGCGCCGACCCTGACGCTGCTGGAGGACGGGGTCGAGCGCAACGCCGTGGTGGCGCTGCTCGCCGTGGCGCTGAGCACCGGTTTCGTGCTCACCCGGTTCACCATCGCGGTGCGGGAACAGGAACGCGTGCAGGCGCAGCTCGCGTACCAGGCCCGGCATGATCCTCTGACCGGCCTGCCGAACCGCGCGGTGCTCGGCGCCGAGCTGGAGCGCACCGAGGGACCGGTGGCGGTGCTCTACCTGGACCTGGACGGGTTCAAGCGGGTCAACGACACGTTCGGGCACGACGCCGGCGACCTGGTGCTGTCGACGGTGGCGCGGCGGCTGTCCGGCGCGGTGCGCGGGTCCGACCTGGTGGTGCGGCTCGGCGGCGACGAGTTCGTGCTGTTCTGCTCGGACCTGCCGGAGGCGGATGCGATCCGGCTCGCCGACCGGGTGCTCGCCGACGTCGCACGGCCGATCCTGTTCCACGGCCAGACGCTCGACATCGGGGCGAGCGTGGGCATCGCCGCGTACGGCACGGACCTGCCGGACGGCGACGGCGACCTGCTGCGCAGCGCCGACATGGCGATGTACGAGGCGAAGAGGCAGGGCCGTGGCCGCTGGGTGATGGCCGGCCGACTACCGTGA
- a CDS encoding DUF6069 family protein, whose protein sequence is MVVVTAAGVAVLVNLVVYLLGRAAGGSFVFTAAQGPAEVDAVTVAGFSAVPLATGLTVVALPARRLPWVTRAGVVAGSLLAIGTIAVMTLPADFDTVSTITLALCHLTLVPILITAGLLLRPGRPGR, encoded by the coding sequence ATGGTGGTCGTCACCGCCGCCGGAGTCGCGGTCCTCGTGAACCTGGTCGTCTACCTGCTCGGCAGGGCGGCCGGTGGCAGTTTCGTCTTCACCGCGGCGCAGGGCCCGGCCGAGGTGGACGCGGTGACGGTGGCCGGTTTCAGCGCGGTGCCGCTGGCCACCGGCCTCACCGTCGTGGCGCTGCCGGCCCGGCGGCTGCCGTGGGTGACCCGGGCCGGCGTGGTCGCCGGTTCGCTGCTGGCGATCGGGACCATCGCGGTGATGACGCTGCCCGCCGATTTCGACACGGTCAGCACGATCACGCTGGCGCTGTGCCACCTCACGCTGGTCCCGATCCTGATCACCGCCGGCCTGCTGCTGCGGCCTGGCCGGCCCGGCCGCTGA
- a CDS encoding inositol monophosphatase family protein yields MERDLIAARDLAADLAVRAGRLQIERRATLTVGAPKAHANDVVSDVDIDSERLIVDGVLAAWPDDAVQAEEGHGRDGTSGWSWVIDPLDGTRNYISRTGPWSVCVALYQGDTPRAAVVHDPAADETFSAVDGGGAFLNGEPITGPAGPPLAEALIGVSFQPNPRTKERAAKVVRELLPVSGDIRRVPAALNLVHQAAGRLNGGLAIDTNLWDIAAGALIAREAGVVLGGQDGEFSTELTIGAAASLWPSLAEVVRGALRA; encoded by the coding sequence GTGGAACGAGACCTGATCGCGGCCCGTGACCTCGCCGCCGACCTGGCAGTACGGGCCGGCCGGCTCCAGATCGAGCGGCGCGCCACCCTCACGGTGGGCGCTCCGAAAGCCCATGCCAACGACGTCGTCTCGGATGTCGACATCGACAGCGAGCGGCTCATCGTGGACGGCGTGCTGGCCGCCTGGCCGGACGACGCCGTCCAGGCCGAGGAGGGGCACGGCCGGGACGGCACGAGCGGCTGGTCCTGGGTGATCGACCCGCTGGACGGCACCCGCAACTACATCAGCCGGACCGGGCCGTGGTCGGTCTGCGTCGCGCTCTACCAGGGCGACACGCCCCGGGCCGCCGTCGTGCACGACCCGGCCGCGGACGAGACGTTCAGCGCCGTCGACGGCGGCGGCGCGTTCCTGAACGGCGAGCCGATCACCGGGCCGGCCGGTCCGCCGCTCGCCGAGGCGCTGATCGGCGTGAGTTTCCAGCCGAACCCGCGGACCAAGGAGCGGGCCGCCAAGGTGGTGCGTGAGCTGCTGCCGGTGTCCGGCGACATCCGCCGGGTGCCGGCCGCGCTCAACCTGGTCCACCAGGCCGCCGGTCGGTTGAACGGCGGCCTGGCGATCGACACGAACCTCTGGGACATCGCGGCCGGCGCGCTGATCGCGCGGGAGGCCGGGGTGGTGCTCGGCGGTCAGGACGGCGAGTTCTCCACCGAGCTGACCATCGGGGCGGCGGCGTCGCTCTGGCCGTCGCTGGCCGAGGTGGTGCGGGGAGCCCTCAGGGCTTGA
- a CDS encoding class I SAM-dependent methyltransferase, which yields MPTKTPVQSTAHKLKSLLETLLQTPMPVRLRAWDDSEAGPADAPVVVIRHRRALRRLVWQPNQLGLARAYVAGEIDVEGDLYDVLARLAPLLWRAPGVKDLPLRSVMGEAVKLGIIGSQPKPPPEEMAVSGARHSKSRDRQAISHHYDVGNDFYRIVLGESMVYSCAYWTSGEPGYGLADAQRDKLDLICRKLDLQPGERLLDVGCGWGSLAIHAAREYGVQVLGITLSTEQAEFARKQVAAAGLSHQVEIRVQDYRDLDDGPFDAISSVGMAEHVGAGPYRDYASILHRQLKPGGRLLNHQISALHPAPGDDEKKQRSFIDAYVFPDGELAPVGATVTLLEEAGFEVRDVHALREHYARTLRAWVANLESDWSTAVNLTTPGRARVWRLYMAASALAFERAHIGVNQVLAVKTHRDGLSGMPPTRAGFLA from the coding sequence ATGCCTACCAAGACCCCCGTCCAGAGCACCGCTCACAAGCTCAAAAGCCTCCTCGAGACCCTCCTGCAGACCCCGATGCCGGTACGCCTGCGTGCCTGGGACGACTCCGAGGCGGGCCCGGCCGACGCCCCTGTCGTGGTCATCCGGCACCGCCGCGCGCTGCGCCGTCTCGTCTGGCAGCCCAACCAGCTCGGCCTGGCCCGGGCGTACGTGGCCGGCGAGATCGACGTCGAGGGCGACCTGTACGACGTGCTCGCCCGCCTCGCCCCGCTGCTCTGGCGAGCGCCCGGCGTGAAGGACCTGCCGCTACGCTCCGTGATGGGTGAGGCGGTGAAGCTCGGCATCATCGGCAGCCAGCCGAAGCCGCCGCCGGAGGAGATGGCCGTCTCCGGCGCCCGGCACAGCAAGAGCCGCGACCGGCAGGCGATCAGCCACCACTACGACGTCGGCAACGACTTCTACCGGATCGTCCTCGGCGAGAGCATGGTCTACTCGTGCGCCTACTGGACGTCCGGCGAACCCGGGTACGGCCTGGCCGACGCGCAGCGCGACAAGCTCGATCTGATCTGCCGCAAGCTCGATCTCCAGCCGGGCGAGCGGCTGCTCGACGTCGGGTGCGGCTGGGGCAGCCTGGCCATCCACGCCGCCCGGGAGTACGGCGTCCAGGTCCTCGGCATCACGCTCTCCACCGAGCAGGCCGAGTTCGCCCGCAAGCAGGTGGCCGCCGCCGGGCTCTCCCACCAGGTGGAGATCCGGGTCCAGGACTACCGCGACCTGGACGACGGCCCCTTCGACGCGATCTCCAGTGTGGGGATGGCCGAGCACGTCGGCGCCGGCCCGTACCGGGACTACGCGAGCATCCTGCACCGCCAGCTCAAGCCGGGCGGCCGCCTGCTCAACCACCAGATCTCCGCCCTGCACCCGGCGCCCGGCGACGACGAGAAGAAGCAGCGCAGCTTCATCGACGCGTACGTCTTCCCGGACGGCGAACTCGCCCCGGTCGGCGCCACGGTGACGCTGCTCGAGGAGGCCGGCTTCGAGGTCCGCGACGTGCACGCCCTGCGCGAGCACTACGCCCGGACCCTGCGCGCCTGGGTGGCGAACCTGGAATCCGACTGGTCCACGGCCGTGAACCTCACGACGCCCGGCCGCGCCCGCGTCTGGCGGCTCTACATGGCCGCCTCCGCGCTCGCCTTCGAACGGGCACACATCGGCGTCAACCAGGTCCTCGCGGTGAAGACCCACCGCGACGGCCTCAGCGGCATGCCGCCGACGCGGGCCGGCTTCCTGGCCTGA
- a CDS encoding helix-turn-helix transcriptional regulator — MVQQAVLDRVFAALSDPTRRGVLVRLGQSPATVGELAEPTGMTLTGMKKHIQVLEDAGLVVTEKVGRSRQCRLSAAPLDDAMAWISFYQRLWTRRLDGLDAYFTLNPDKE, encoded by the coding sequence ATGGTTCAGCAAGCGGTCCTGGATCGGGTTTTCGCGGCCCTGTCCGATCCCACCCGGCGCGGCGTCCTGGTCCGCCTCGGCCAGAGCCCGGCCACCGTCGGGGAGCTCGCCGAGCCGACCGGGATGACGCTGACCGGCATGAAGAAACACATCCAGGTGCTCGAGGACGCCGGCCTCGTCGTGACCGAGAAGGTCGGCCGCTCCCGCCAGTGCCGGCTCAGCGCCGCGCCGCTCGACGACGCGATGGCCTGGATCAGCTTCTACCAGCGCCTCTGGACCCGCCGCCTGGACGGCCTGGACGCCTATTTCACGCTAAATCCGGATAAGGAGTGA
- a CDS encoding S8 family peptidase, which translates to MVTSADRPVPVTVSASYVRCLVTRAEISALLLADEDRAATRRTIFHIWPDYVIRPQIDRSTSTVKADAAGRTYSADGSGVVWAVLDTGIEAGHPHFAGSEPGGGTLDHPSVAGLHADFSWIVRNEPEPVQPGPGTALTDDDGHGTHVAGIIAGRCPDDLRPLLAMIRPGISDADLGLPQWQARPLDPGRTLAGMAPKARLVSLKVMDAGSGQPKTTSAAVIAAMEYVRRRNAWGRVLQIHGVNLSLGCPWYHREYAAGQSPLCRELNLLVGTGVVAVVSAGNGGFAESGDPHGMLSTITDPGNADRAITVGSTHRDRPHTFGVTYGSSKGPTLDGRLKPDLLAPGERITSCCAGKFRQGIPVFGDQPDGPCYAEDSGTSMAAPHVSGVIAAFLSVRNEYIGLPDEVKRIFTDSAVSLGRDRFFEGHGLVDLMGALARI; encoded by the coding sequence GTGGTGACGTCCGCGGACCGGCCCGTGCCGGTGACGGTCTCCGCCTCGTACGTCCGCTGCCTCGTCACCCGCGCCGAGATCAGTGCCCTGCTGCTGGCCGACGAGGACCGCGCCGCGACGCGGCGGACCATCTTCCACATCTGGCCGGACTACGTGATCCGCCCGCAGATCGACAGGTCGACGAGCACGGTCAAGGCCGACGCGGCCGGGCGGACCTACAGCGCGGACGGCAGCGGGGTGGTCTGGGCGGTGCTCGACACCGGCATCGAGGCCGGGCATCCGCACTTCGCGGGCAGCGAGCCGGGCGGCGGGACGCTGGATCATCCGAGCGTGGCCGGACTGCACGCGGACTTCAGCTGGATCGTGCGCAACGAGCCGGAACCCGTCCAGCCCGGTCCCGGGACCGCACTGACCGACGACGACGGGCACGGCACCCACGTGGCCGGCATCATCGCGGGGCGGTGCCCGGACGACCTGCGGCCGCTGCTCGCGATGATCCGGCCGGGGATCAGCGACGCCGACCTCGGGCTGCCGCAGTGGCAGGCCCGCCCGCTGGATCCGGGGCGGACCCTGGCCGGGATGGCGCCGAAGGCCCGGCTCGTCAGCCTCAAGGTGATGGACGCCGGCTCGGGGCAGCCGAAGACCACCTCGGCGGCGGTGATCGCGGCGATGGAGTACGTCCGGCGCCGCAACGCGTGGGGCCGGGTCCTGCAGATCCACGGCGTCAACCTGAGCCTGGGCTGCCCCTGGTACCACCGGGAGTACGCGGCCGGACAGAGCCCGCTGTGCCGGGAACTGAACCTGCTGGTGGGCACGGGGGTGGTGGCCGTGGTGAGCGCCGGCAACGGTGGGTTCGCCGAGTCCGGCGACCCGCACGGGATGCTCTCCACCATCACCGATCCCGGGAACGCCGACCGCGCCATCACGGTGGGCTCGACTCATCGGGACCGTCCTCACACGTTCGGGGTGACGTACGGATCATCGAAGGGACCGACTCTGGACGGCCGGCTCAAACCGGACCTGCTCGCGCCCGGCGAACGCATCACGTCGTGCTGCGCCGGGAAGTTCCGGCAGGGCATCCCGGTCTTCGGTGATCAGCCGGACGGTCCCTGCTACGCGGAGGACAGCGGCACGTCGATGGCCGCCCCGCACGTGTCGGGCGTGATCGCCGCCTTCCTGTCGGTACGCAACGAATACATCGGACTGCCGGACGAGGTGAAGCGGATCTTCACTGACTCGGCGGTGTCGCTGGGCCGCGATCGCTTCTTCGAGGGCCATGGACTGGTCGACCTCATGGGGGCGCTCGCCAGGATTTAG
- a CDS encoding TylF/MycF/NovP-related O-methyltransferase, whose amino-acid sequence MKSRINRVLAATTGYKVVKAKKKKPAPAPPPPPPPPPVEKAETYPVDYDEMAVPILRAAHPYSMTRKEKRYALYLATRYVVEHDIPGAIVECGVWRGGSMHVVARTLLAIEDTSRELYLFDTFEGMTEPTEKDLTYSGQHVGELMSAQPKTARIWAIASLEDVKEGFADIPYPAERIHFVQGPVEKTLPGQAPEQIAILRLDTDWYESTRHELLSLYDRLSPGGVLIIDDYGTFQGARQAVDEFVKETGARLLLSPLGPGRIAVKP is encoded by the coding sequence ATGAAGTCGCGGATCAACAGGGTGCTGGCGGCCACGACGGGCTACAAGGTCGTCAAGGCCAAGAAGAAGAAGCCGGCGCCCGCCCCTCCTCCGCCGCCGCCTCCTCCTCCGGTGGAGAAGGCCGAGACCTATCCCGTCGACTACGACGAGATGGCCGTGCCGATCCTGCGGGCCGCCCACCCGTACTCGATGACGCGCAAGGAGAAGCGCTACGCCCTCTACCTCGCCACCCGGTACGTCGTCGAGCACGACATCCCGGGCGCGATCGTCGAGTGCGGCGTCTGGCGGGGCGGCAGCATGCACGTGGTCGCCCGCACGCTGCTGGCGATCGAGGACACGTCCCGGGAGCTCTACCTCTTCGACACGTTCGAGGGGATGACCGAGCCCACCGAGAAGGACCTCACCTACAGCGGCCAGCACGTCGGCGAGCTGATGAGCGCTCAGCCGAAGACCGCCCGGATCTGGGCGATCGCGAGCCTGGAGGACGTCAAGGAGGGGTTCGCGGACATCCCGTACCCGGCGGAGAGGATCCACTTCGTGCAGGGGCCGGTCGAGAAGACGCTGCCCGGCCAGGCGCCGGAGCAGATCGCCATCCTGCGGCTCGACACCGACTGGTACGAGTCCACCCGGCACGAGCTTCTCTCCCTGTACGACCGCCTCTCGCCCGGCGGTGTCCTGATCATCGACGACTACGGGACGTTCCAGGGCGCCCGGCAGGCCGTCGACGAGTTCGTGAAGGAGACCGGAGCCCGGCTGCTGCTCTCGCCGCTGGGCCCCGGCCGGATCGCCGTCAAGCCCTGA
- a CDS encoding SRPBCC domain-containing protein, with protein MDLRIERRLPATPEQVFDAYTDAEKQKIWFSILDEEPGIVEIEVDLRVGGTQTAVWGPNPETLFRETQTFVEIDRPHRLVTESTGVSPDGMTMTTRIEISFEAADDGTLMTVVQRGFPAPEIRDFFVSEVWAGAFARIEAFLVRRNARA; from the coding sequence ATGGACCTGCGGATCGAACGCCGCCTGCCCGCCACCCCGGAACAGGTCTTCGACGCCTACACCGACGCCGAGAAGCAGAAGATCTGGTTCAGCATCCTCGACGAGGAGCCGGGCATCGTCGAGATCGAGGTGGACCTGCGCGTCGGCGGCACCCAGACGGCGGTGTGGGGCCCGAATCCGGAGACGCTGTTCCGGGAGACCCAGACGTTCGTCGAGATCGACCGCCCGCACCGCCTGGTCACCGAGTCGACAGGTGTCTCCCCGGACGGGATGACCATGACGACCCGGATCGAGATCTCCTTCGAGGCGGCGGACGACGGGACCCTGATGACCGTCGTGCAGAGGGGATTCCCGGCGCCGGAGATCCGCGACTTCTTCGTGTCCGAGGTCTGGGCCGGTGCTTTCGCCAGGATCGAGGCGTTTCTCGTACGCCGGAACGCCCGTGCCTAG
- a CDS encoding serine/threonine protein kinase, which produces MKKTIRGLPYWEITFDKDGNLTDDTGLQSELAADELFIFGHGWNSSPAGARRHYDFMFDQLAQMAPGHAVGFAGVIWPSLLFPQDDPAPDGPLLASPADTQSTPLLPPGPSPAQAPESTGAEIAAALAPAFPNHQADLATLGGLLDQRPQDPRQLLAFIDLTRGLIGTDNDAEEDRGEAMVLTAAPRTVLDTMSMLAPPEQSDAQAGLNPFGALWKGAKELLRVASYYEMKNRAGVVGQRGLGPLLGRLAGRPGAPRIHLMGHSFGARLVAFTLAGLPPSMRGHDSPVKSLMLIQGAFSHFAFAGNAPVSAGKGVLAGERDRVDGPLLATFSGKDRAVGWWYPNASRLAWQDAQAMVNPNFRWGGMGNNGYQQAAAQTVALGPAGSRYKFQPGTFYRLDGNDVIAHGRSFFSGAHSDIDQPHLAWAATSAAGLA; this is translated from the coding sequence GTGAAGAAGACCATTCGTGGCCTCCCCTACTGGGAGATCACCTTCGACAAGGACGGCAACCTCACCGACGACACCGGACTGCAGAGCGAGCTCGCCGCCGACGAGCTGTTCATCTTCGGCCACGGCTGGAACTCGTCACCGGCCGGCGCCCGCCGCCACTACGACTTCATGTTCGACCAGCTGGCGCAGATGGCGCCCGGCCACGCCGTCGGCTTCGCCGGCGTGATCTGGCCGTCGCTGCTGTTCCCGCAGGACGATCCGGCGCCGGACGGCCCGCTGCTCGCCTCCCCCGCCGACACCCAGAGCACTCCCCTGCTCCCGCCCGGCCCGTCGCCGGCGCAGGCCCCGGAGTCCACCGGCGCGGAGATCGCCGCCGCCCTGGCGCCGGCCTTCCCGAACCACCAGGCCGACCTGGCCACCCTCGGCGGGCTGCTGGACCAGCGGCCGCAGGACCCGCGGCAACTGCTCGCCTTCATCGACCTGACCCGCGGGCTGATCGGCACCGACAACGACGCCGAGGAGGACCGCGGGGAGGCGATGGTGCTGACCGCCGCGCCGCGCACCGTGCTGGACACCATGTCCATGCTGGCCCCGCCCGAGCAGTCGGACGCGCAGGCCGGCCTGAACCCGTTCGGCGCGCTGTGGAAGGGGGCGAAGGAACTACTACGCGTTGCGAGCTACTACGAGATGAAGAATAGGGCTGGAGTCGTCGGGCAGCGTGGACTCGGACCGCTGCTGGGCCGGCTCGCCGGACGACCGGGCGCGCCGCGGATCCACCTGATGGGGCACAGCTTCGGCGCCCGCCTCGTCGCGTTCACCCTGGCCGGGCTGCCGCCGTCGATGCGCGGGCACGACAGCCCGGTGAAGTCGCTGATGCTCATCCAGGGCGCGTTCAGCCACTTCGCGTTCGCCGGGAACGCCCCGGTCTCGGCCGGCAAGGGCGTGCTGGCCGGCGAACGCGACCGGGTCGACGGGCCGCTGCTCGCCACGTTCTCCGGCAAGGACCGGGCGGTCGGCTGGTGGTACCCGAACGCCAGCCGGCTGGCCTGGCAGGACGCGCAGGCCATGGTGAATCCGAACTTCCGGTGGGGTGGCATGGGCAACAACGGTTATCAGCAGGCGGCCGCGCAGACCGTGGCGCTGGGGCCGGCGGGCAGCCGGTACAAGTTCCAGCCGGGCACGTTCTACCGGCTCGACGGGAACGACGTGATCGCGCACGGCCGGTCGTTCTTCTCGGGCGCGCACTCCGACATCGACCAGCCGCACCTGGCCTGGGCGGCGACGTCAGCGGCCGGACTGGCCTGA